In the genome of Diaphorobacter sp. HDW4A, the window CTCGAACTTCAAACCGTCCTCAAGCGAGCTCTTCGTGGACTCTTCCACGCAGGCGATGCATTGCAGCGGCGCATCCATGCCGCGCGCGGTCTTGCGGGCGTTGGCGCGGGCCTGCTCGAAGAGTTCGGCGGCGTTGGCGGGCACGCTCACTGCGATGGACCCGGTGGCGCGCAGCGCGGTGGCGGGTAAGAGTTTGGACGCAAAGGCGACGGCATTGCCAAGCAGGTCATTGTCGAACACCGCATCGAGCACGCCCGCTGCCAGCGCGGCCGGGGCCTTGATGGTTTTGCCCGAGACGATCCAGTCCAGCGCCTTCTCCACGCCGATGAGGCGCGGCAGTCGCTGCGTACCGCCGCCGCCCGGAAGCAGGCCGAGCTTCACCTCGGGCAGCGCCACGTTGGCATCGGACAGCGCGACGCGCCAGTGGCACCCAAGCGCCATCTCCAGACCTCCGCCGAGCGCCGATCCGTGGATGGCGGCGATGACGGGTTTGGAGAGGTGTTCGATGCGCCATATGAGCTGCGGCGTGGTGGGTTCGGACGTGCTTTTGGGCGTGTTGAATTCGCGGATGTCCGCGCCGCCCGAGAACATGCGGCCGTCGCCCATCATGACAATGGCGTCGATGTCCGCATCGGCCACGGCTGCGTCGAGGCCTGCGCTCACCTGCTGGCGCAGCGCAAACGAGATGCCGTTGACGGGCGGGTTGGACCAGGAGATCACGGCCACGCGGCCATGGCGCGCGAACGCAGTGGTGGTAGTGGTGGTGTCTGCGCTGTTCATTGCAGCTCCACGAGTGCCTGACCTTCGGTCACTTCATCGCCCACGGCCACGAGAAAGCGCGCGACGGTGCCCGCGCTTTCGGCTTCGACGGGGATTTCCATCTTCATCGATTCGACGATGAGCACGGCGTCGCCCGAGGCGACGGCGGATTGCGGCTCGACGCAGAGGCTCACGACGCGGCCGGAGAGCGGGGAGGAAATGGTGGTGGGCATGGCGGGTCCTGTCGGTTGAATGTGTTCGGTGAATCGGGTGTTCAGGCGGCAACGGGCGCGGTCTGAGGCTTCACGTTGGAGGCGGCTGCGATGGCGGTGCCGAGCTGCGTGTGCAGGCGCGCGGCGGCGAAATCCTCATCTTCGAGAATGCGCAGCACAAAGGGAATATTGGTTTTCACGCCGCTCACATGGAATGCTTGCAACGCGCCGCGCAGCCGTTCGATGGCGGTGGCGCGGTTGGGCGCGTGGGCGATCAGCTTGGCGATCATCGGGTCGTAGAAGGTGGAGATGCGCGCGCCTTCGCCGTAGCCGGTTTCCACGCGTATGCCTTCGCCCGCAGGCGGCGCGAAGGTGCTCATCACGCCGGGCGACGGGAAGAAGCGCACGGGGTCTTCGGCATAGATGCGGGCCTCGATGGCGTGGCCGTTACATTCGATCCGCGCGGGTAGAACGTCAGCCAGCGGCTCGCCCGCAGCGAGGCGGATCTGCGCGGCGACGATGTCGATGCCGGTCACCTCCTCGGTCACCGCATGCTCCACCTGCAGACGGGTGTTCACTTCGAGAAAGGTGAAGCCGGTGGCTGGTGTGTAGAGCATCTCCACGGTGCCGATCACGTCGTAGCCGATATGGCAAA includes:
- a CDS encoding acetyl-CoA carboxylase biotin carboxyl carrier protein subunit; protein product: MPTTISSPLSGRVVSLCVEPQSAVASGDAVLIVESMKMEIPVEAESAGTVARFLVAVGDEVTEGQALVELQ